From Streptomyces chrestomyceticus JCM 4735, one genomic window encodes:
- the rodA gene encoding rod shape-determining protein RodA, whose product MTSSHTANGFTVRRYSPDRGAWGKLTARDSVVRRLDWVMLLCCLALSLIGAVLVFSATRNRTELNHGDEFGFLLRHLLNTGIGLTLAAGAIWLGHRTLRGAVPILYTVSLLLSLLVLTPLGATINGSRSWLAIPGGLSLQPAEFAKITITLGMAVILAGRVDAGDRPHPDHRTVVQALGLAAVPVGIIMLMPDLGSVMVLGAIILGVLLASGASNRWILGLVGAGVAGCVAIWQLGLLDAYQIARFAAFANPSLDPAGVGYNTNQARIAIGGGGLTGSGLFQGSQTTGQFVPEQQTDFIFTVAGEELGFLGAGLIIVLLGVVLWRACRIAREASELYSTIVAAGCISWFSFQAFENIGMTLGIMPVTGLPLPFVSYGGTSMFAVWIAIGLLQSIHVQRPVSA is encoded by the coding sequence GTGACCAGCTCGCACACGGCGAACGGCTTCACCGTCCGCCGCTACAGCCCCGACCGCGGCGCCTGGGGCAAGCTGACGGCGCGCGACTCGGTCGTCCGCCGCCTCGACTGGGTCATGCTGCTGTGCTGCCTGGCCCTGTCCCTGATCGGCGCGGTGCTGGTCTTCTCCGCGACCCGCAACCGCACCGAACTCAACCACGGCGACGAGTTCGGCTTCCTCCTCCGCCACCTGCTGAACACCGGCATCGGGCTGACCCTGGCGGCCGGCGCGATCTGGCTCGGCCACCGCACGCTGCGCGGGGCCGTGCCGATCCTGTACACCGTCTCGCTGCTGCTGTCGCTGCTCGTCCTGACGCCGCTGGGCGCCACGATCAACGGCTCCCGCTCGTGGCTCGCCATCCCCGGCGGGCTCTCCCTCCAGCCCGCCGAATTCGCCAAGATCACGATCACGCTGGGGATGGCGGTCATCCTCGCGGGCCGGGTCGACGCGGGCGACCGCCCGCACCCCGACCACCGCACCGTCGTGCAGGCCCTCGGCCTGGCCGCCGTCCCGGTCGGCATCATCATGCTGATGCCGGACCTCGGCTCGGTGATGGTCCTCGGCGCCATCATCCTCGGCGTCCTGCTCGCCTCCGGCGCCTCCAACCGGTGGATCCTCGGGCTGGTGGGCGCCGGTGTCGCCGGCTGCGTCGCCATCTGGCAACTGGGCCTGCTGGACGCCTACCAGATCGCCCGCTTCGCCGCCTTCGCCAACCCGAGCCTGGACCCGGCGGGCGTCGGCTACAACACCAACCAGGCGCGCATCGCGATCGGCGGCGGCGGGCTGACCGGCTCCGGCCTCTTCCAGGGCAGCCAGACCACCGGCCAGTTCGTTCCGGAGCAGCAGACCGACTTCATCTTCACCGTCGCCGGTGAGGAGCTGGGCTTCCTCGGCGCGGGCCTGATCATCGTCCTGCTGGGCGTCGTCCTGTGGCGCGCCTGCCGCATCGCCCGGGAGGCCAGCGAGCTCTACAGCACCATCGTCGCGGCGGGCTGCATCTCCTGGTTCTCGTTCCAGGCGTTCGAGAACATCGGGATGACGCTCGGCATCATGCCGGTCACCGGGCTCCCGCTGCCGTTCGTCTCGTACGGCGGCACGTCCATGTTCGCGGTCTGGATCGCCATAGGGCTGCTCCAGTCCATCCATGTGCAGCGGCCGGTGTCGGCCTGA
- a CDS encoding family 2B encapsulin nanocompartment shell protein, translated as MTTNGRQSLSPDAARQLATATKTTPQMRGITPRYLLRALPWVDVDAGVYRVNRRRTFILGDDRISTFSEGDSHRIVPEDLRELPFLRQADEGQLRELAETCDEVTFEAGQLLCTESDTADRLWVLVRGRAEKRVTGRYGEDALLEIVGDGQFFDLEAWAKGETLPYRVRTLTPGVALCIHRSKLAELADRDESLRTSMESYCSGEGPTPGAEAPVDLAAGHVGEPVLPGTYVEYEDTPREYHMSLAQTVLRVHTRVADLYNQPIDQTRAQSNLTVHALRERQESMMLNHPEFGLFNQVAPGMRVQPRTGSPTPDDLDELLAKVWKQPAYFVAHPRAIAAFGRECTRRGVPPVTDTRFGSPLLTWRGVPLLPSDKVGINGAGTTEILLMRVGEAEQGVVGLRPSSVPDEAEPGLSIRNMGVDQKAITSYLVTAYFNTAVLVEDALAVLQNVEVSKYHDYS; from the coding sequence ATGACCACCAACGGCCGCCAGAGCCTCAGTCCCGATGCGGCACGGCAACTCGCCACCGCCACCAAGACCACGCCGCAGATGCGCGGCATCACCCCGCGCTATCTGCTGCGCGCCCTGCCGTGGGTGGATGTCGACGCCGGTGTCTACCGCGTCAACCGCCGCCGTACGTTCATCCTCGGCGACGACCGGATCAGCACCTTCTCCGAGGGCGACAGCCACCGCATCGTGCCCGAGGACCTGCGGGAACTGCCGTTCCTGCGGCAGGCGGACGAGGGACAGCTTCGCGAACTGGCCGAGACGTGCGACGAGGTGACCTTCGAGGCCGGGCAGTTACTGTGCACGGAGAGCGACACCGCCGACCGGCTCTGGGTGCTCGTACGGGGCCGCGCGGAGAAGCGGGTGACCGGCCGCTACGGCGAGGACGCGCTGCTGGAGATCGTCGGCGACGGCCAGTTCTTCGACCTGGAGGCCTGGGCCAAGGGCGAGACGCTGCCGTACCGGGTCCGTACCCTCACCCCCGGTGTCGCGCTGTGCATCCACCGCTCCAAGCTGGCCGAACTGGCCGACCGCGACGAGTCGTTGCGCACCTCGATGGAGTCCTACTGCTCCGGCGAAGGGCCCACGCCGGGCGCCGAGGCGCCGGTCGACCTGGCCGCCGGGCACGTCGGCGAACCGGTGCTGCCGGGCACGTACGTGGAGTACGAGGACACGCCGCGCGAGTACCACATGAGCCTCGCCCAGACCGTGCTGCGCGTGCACACCCGCGTCGCCGACCTGTACAACCAGCCCATCGACCAGACCCGGGCGCAGAGCAACCTGACCGTGCACGCGCTGCGTGAGCGGCAGGAGTCGATGATGCTCAACCACCCGGAGTTCGGCCTGTTCAACCAGGTCGCGCCGGGGATGCGGGTGCAGCCGCGCACCGGCTCGCCGACGCCGGACGACCTGGACGAGCTGCTGGCCAAGGTGTGGAAGCAGCCCGCGTACTTCGTGGCGCACCCTCGGGCGATCGCCGCGTTCGGGCGTGAATGTACCCGCCGGGGTGTGCCCCCGGTGACCGACACCCGGTTCGGCAGTCCGCTGCTGACCTGGCGCGGCGTGCCGCTGCTGCCGTCCGACAAGGTGGGCATCAACGGCGCGGGTACGACGGAGATCCTGCTGATGCGGGTGGGCGAGGCCGAGCAGGGCGTGGTGGGTCTGCGTCCCAGCTCGGTGCCCGACGAGGCGGAACCCGGCCTGTCCATCCGCAACATGGGCGTGGACCAGAAGGCCATCACCTCGTACCTGGTCACGGCCTACTTCAACACCGCCGTCCTGGTCGAGGACGCCCTGGCCGTCCTCCAGAACGTCGAGGTGTCCAAGTACCATGACTACTCCTGA
- a CDS encoding CYTH and CHAD domain-containing protein, translating into MADTVREIERKYEADDSTELPDLTGVAGVAAVADQGTVVLLATYYDTPDQRLAADGVTLRRRTGGGDAGWHLKLPVAPGVRDEVRMPLADRVPPKLAALVRSRVRGARLAPVAQLRTRRTLRVLESEQGEPVAEVAVDEVVAHRVDGAGPVDGADRGEGHGQDQDRDPSQDQDQESSGSRVTVGVRWREIEVELVGDGTPALLDAVEEVLAAAGVRPASSASKLARALEETAETAGTVEPTEQQSQGEPKRGKSSLTDKPAKASRPAKPGKPGKPGKAGAAATSPQPADLRTAGDAVLAYVREQIRTLVELDPAVRRDVPDSVHQMRVATRRLRSAFRSYGAVLDRSVTDPIGDELKWLAGELGVDRDREVLAERLREGLGELPRELRMGPVAARLRLWSQRRRLGSRQSLLTVLDGARHLTLLESLHALLADPPLRPAADRPPGRAMAKAVLKDYRRLDGRIATALAAPPGPERDEALHAARKAAKRVRYAAEAATPVLGRPAKKFATRMKRVQQLLGDHQDSVLARAALRDLAVQAHGAGEGGFSFGLLYGREEAAAAARERELPGVWRKASKPAHRRKLRG; encoded by the coding sequence ATGGCGGACACCGTGCGGGAGATCGAGCGAAAGTACGAGGCCGATGACAGCACCGAACTGCCCGACCTGACCGGCGTCGCCGGGGTCGCGGCCGTCGCGGACCAGGGCACCGTAGTCCTGCTCGCCACCTACTACGACACGCCGGACCAGCGGCTCGCCGCCGACGGCGTCACGCTGCGGCGGCGCACCGGAGGCGGCGACGCGGGCTGGCACCTGAAACTGCCGGTCGCCCCCGGCGTACGGGACGAGGTCCGGATGCCGCTCGCCGACCGGGTACCGCCGAAGCTCGCGGCGCTGGTGCGCTCGCGGGTGCGCGGCGCGCGCCTGGCGCCGGTGGCGCAACTGCGGACCCGGCGCACGCTGCGGGTGCTGGAGAGCGAACAGGGCGAGCCGGTCGCGGAGGTGGCGGTCGACGAGGTGGTGGCGCACCGGGTGGACGGTGCGGGGCCGGTGGACGGTGCGGACCGGGGGGAGGGGCACGGCCAGGACCAGGACCGTGACCCGAGCCAGGATCAGGACCAGGAGTCGTCAGGAAGCCGGGTGACGGTCGGCGTCCGCTGGCGCGAGATCGAGGTGGAGCTGGTGGGGGACGGGACTCCCGCTCTCCTGGACGCCGTGGAGGAGGTCCTGGCGGCCGCGGGGGTACGGCCCGCGAGTTCGGCGTCCAAGCTGGCCCGCGCGCTGGAGGAGACGGCGGAGACTGCCGGGACAGTCGAGCCGACGGAACAGCAGTCGCAGGGAGAGCCGAAGCGCGGGAAGTCCTCCCTGACCGATAAGCCCGCCAAGGCAAGCCGGCCCGCCAAGCCGGGCAAGCCCGGAAAGCCCGGCAAGGCCGGAGCAGCCGCCACATCCCCTCAGCCCGCCGACCTCCGTACCGCCGGTGACGCCGTCCTCGCGTACGTCCGTGAGCAGATCCGCACCCTCGTCGAGCTGGACCCGGCCGTCCGCCGGGACGTACCCGACTCGGTGCACCAGATGCGTGTCGCCACCCGTCGGCTGCGCAGTGCCTTCCGCTCGTACGGCGCCGTGCTGGACCGGTCGGTGACCGATCCGATCGGCGACGAACTGAAGTGGCTGGCGGGGGAGCTGGGCGTCGACCGGGACCGCGAGGTGCTGGCGGAGCGGCTGCGGGAAGGGCTGGGGGAGCTGCCGCGCGAGCTGCGGATGGGCCCGGTGGCCGCGCGCCTGCGCCTGTGGTCGCAGCGCCGCCGCCTCGGCTCCCGGCAGTCGCTGCTCACGGTTCTGGACGGGGCACGGCACCTGACGCTGCTGGAGAGCCTGCACGCGCTCCTGGCGGACCCGCCGCTGCGCCCGGCCGCGGACCGCCCGCCGGGGCGCGCGATGGCGAAGGCCGTGCTCAAGGACTACCGGCGGCTGGACGGGCGGATCGCGACCGCGCTGGCGGCGCCGCCCGGGCCGGAGCGCGACGAGGCGCTGCACGCCGCCCGCAAGGCGGCCAAGCGGGTGCGGTACGCGGCGGAGGCGGCGACGCCGGTGCTGGGCCGCCCGGCGAAGAAGTTCGCCACCCGTATGAAGCGGGTGCAGCAACTGCTCGGCGATCACCAGGACAGCGTGCTGGCCCGCGCGGCGCTGCGGGACCTCGCCGTACAGGCGCACGGCGCGGGCGAGGGCGGTTTCAGTTTCGGACTGCTGTACGGGCGGGAGGAGGCGGCCGCGGCGGCCCGGGAGCGGGAGCTGCCCGGGGTGTGGCGGAAGGCGTCGAAGCCGGCGCACCGCAGGAAGCTGCGCGGGTGA
- a CDS encoding TIGR03960 family B12-binding radical SAM protein has protein sequence MPVETVFPRLEALLPHVQKPIQYVGGELNSTVKDWDACDVRWSLMYPDAYEVGLPNQGVMILYEVLNEREGVLAERTYSVWPDLEALMREHNVPQFTVDAHRPVSAFDVLGVSFSTELGYTNLLTALDLSGIPIEAKDRTEDHPLILAGGHAAFNPEPIADFLDCAVVGDGEQAVLEITDIIRAWKAEGRPGGRDELLFRLAKTGSVYVPKFYDVEYLADGRISRVVPNRSGVPWRVSKHTVMDLDEWPYPKQPLVPLAETVHERMSVEIFRGCTRGCRFCQAGMITRPVRERSITGIGEMVDKGLKATGFEEVGLLSLSSADHTEIGDIAKGLADRYEEDKIGLSLPSTRVDAFNVDLANELTRNGRRSGLTFAPEGGSERMRKVINKMVSEEDLIRTVATAYGNGWRQVKLYFMCGLPTETDEDVLQIGDMAVNVIAKGRQVANSNDIRCTVSIGGFVPKPHTPFQWAPQLSAEETDARLEKLRDKIRGDKKYGRSIGFRYHDGKPGIVEGLLSRGDRRVGAVIRAVYEGGGRFDGWREHFSYDRWMKAAEETLPAYGVDVAWYTTRERTYEEVLPWDHLDSGLDKDWLWEDWQDALDETEVEDCRWTPCFDCGVCPQLDLDIQIGPTGKKLLPLSVVNK, from the coding sequence ATGCCTGTCGAGACGGTCTTCCCGCGCCTGGAAGCGCTTCTCCCGCATGTCCAGAAGCCCATCCAGTACGTCGGTGGAGAGCTCAACTCCACCGTCAAAGACTGGGATGCCTGCGATGTGCGCTGGTCGCTCATGTACCCGGACGCCTACGAGGTCGGGCTGCCCAACCAGGGCGTCATGATCCTGTACGAGGTCCTCAACGAGCGCGAGGGGGTGCTGGCCGAGCGCACGTACAGCGTCTGGCCGGACCTCGAAGCGCTGATGCGCGAGCACAACGTGCCGCAGTTCACCGTCGACGCGCACCGCCCGGTCAGCGCCTTCGACGTCCTCGGCGTCTCCTTCTCCACCGAGCTGGGCTACACCAACCTGCTCACCGCCCTGGACCTGTCGGGCATCCCGATCGAGGCCAAGGACCGTACGGAGGACCACCCGCTGATCCTCGCGGGCGGCCACGCGGCGTTCAACCCGGAGCCGATCGCCGACTTCCTGGACTGTGCGGTGGTCGGCGACGGCGAGCAGGCCGTGCTGGAGATCACCGACATCATCCGCGCCTGGAAGGCCGAGGGCCGTCCCGGCGGGCGCGACGAGCTGCTGTTCCGCCTCGCGAAGACCGGCAGCGTGTACGTCCCCAAGTTCTACGACGTGGAGTACCTGGCCGACGGGCGCATCTCGCGCGTCGTGCCGAACCGCTCCGGCGTCCCGTGGCGGGTGTCCAAGCACACCGTCATGGACCTGGACGAGTGGCCCTACCCCAAGCAGCCGCTCGTCCCGCTGGCCGAGACCGTCCATGAACGGATGTCGGTCGAAATCTTCCGTGGCTGCACCCGCGGCTGCCGTTTCTGCCAGGCAGGCATGATCACGCGCCCCGTGCGGGAGCGAAGCATCACCGGCATCGGCGAGATGGTGGACAAGGGCCTGAAGGCCACGGGATTCGAGGAGGTCGGCCTGCTGTCGCTGTCCTCCGCGGACCACACCGAGATCGGCGACATCGCCAAGGGCCTCGCCGACCGGTACGAGGAAGACAAGATCGGTCTGTCGCTGCCGTCGACCCGTGTCGACGCCTTCAACGTCGATCTTGCCAACGAGCTGACGCGCAACGGCCGACGCTCGGGACTGACCTTCGCGCCCGAGGGCGGCAGCGAGCGGATGCGCAAGGTCATCAACAAGATGGTCTCGGAAGAGGACCTGATCCGTACGGTCGCCACGGCCTACGGCAACGGCTGGCGGCAGGTGAAGCTGTACTTCATGTGCGGCCTGCCCACCGAGACCGACGAGGACGTCCTGCAGATCGGCGACATGGCGGTCAACGTGATCGCCAAGGGCCGCCAGGTCGCCAACTCCAACGACATCCGCTGCACCGTCTCCATCGGCGGCTTCGTCCCCAAGCCGCACACCCCCTTCCAGTGGGCGCCGCAGCTCAGCGCCGAGGAGACCGACGCCCGCCTGGAGAAGCTGCGCGACAAGATCCGCGGCGACAAGAAGTACGGCCGCTCCATCGGCTTCCGCTACCACGACGGCAAGCCCGGCATCGTCGAGGGCCTGCTCTCCCGCGGCGACCGCCGCGTCGGCGCCGTCATCCGCGCCGTCTACGAGGGCGGCGGCCGCTTCGACGGCTGGCGCGAGCACTTCTCGTACGACCGCTGGATGAAGGCCGCCGAGGAGACCCTCCCCGCGTACGGCGTCGACGTCGCCTGGTACACCACCCGCGAGCGCACGTACGAGGAGGTCCTGCCCTGGGACCACCTGGACTCCGGCCTGGACAAGGACTGGCTCTGGGAGGACTGGCAGGACGCCCTCGACGAGACCGAGGTCGAGGACTGCCGCTGGACTCCTTGCTTCGACTGTGGGGTGTGCCCGCAGCTCGACCTCGACATCCAGATCGGCCCGACGGGCAAGAAGCTGCTGCCGCTGAGTGTCGTCAACAAGTAG
- a CDS encoding recombinase family protein, whose amino-acid sequence MTDLQLLGELEEEERRLPPDAPRALLSVRLSVLTAETTSPVRQELDLRVLALERGYRVVGVARDLNVSATKVPPWKRTQLGHWLNDRAPDFDVLLIWRLDRFIRRLTDLSTMTDWCLGHGKNLVSLHDTIDLLSPAGRTMAGLIAGIAELETAGNSRRVTSLWGYTRAQPDWLVGKPPYGYAIDDRGTLVIDPKAYRVLRWCLGAARRGVSARRMTAVLTRARIPTGGGGSWTTSTLLRRLRNPALRGLRVQEDKSGGIRRSKIVLGRDGNPVKVADSVFTEAEWQSLQAALDARTKSQPPRRTGGATEFLGTLLCADCGTNMTVHRTQTKRRAYAYLRCRSCRSGGLGAPDPEAVYARLVDAATGAFGAEPVRVREYPPAVDRDPQWSLEGGTAERGRWVVVDTGDTFRDRWKRHGRETVAEDLRRAGVTCAVHRSKVPGVRAPEVRLELVIPDDIGERLVIKNDAFAGR is encoded by the coding sequence ATGACTGACCTGCAGTTGCTGGGAGAGTTAGAAGAGGAGGAGAGACGGCTTCCACCGGACGCGCCACGGGCCCTCCTGTCCGTGCGACTGTCCGTCCTCACGGCCGAGACCACTTCGCCCGTCCGGCAGGAACTCGACCTGCGCGTCCTCGCACTGGAAAGGGGCTACCGGGTCGTCGGCGTCGCCCGCGACCTGAATGTCTCCGCGACCAAGGTCCCGCCGTGGAAACGCACGCAGTTGGGGCACTGGCTCAACGACAGGGCGCCGGATTTCGACGTCCTGCTCATCTGGAGGCTCGACCGCTTCATCCGTCGGCTGACCGATCTGAGCACGATGACGGACTGGTGTCTCGGACACGGCAAGAATCTGGTGTCCCTGCACGACACGATCGACCTGTTGAGTCCGGCCGGCAGAACCATGGCCGGGCTCATCGCGGGCATCGCCGAACTGGAGACGGCGGGGAACAGCCGTCGCGTGACGAGCCTGTGGGGTTACACCAGGGCGCAGCCGGACTGGTTGGTCGGCAAGCCGCCGTACGGCTACGCCATCGATGACCGCGGCACGCTGGTCATCGACCCGAAGGCGTACCGCGTGCTCCGATGGTGTCTGGGCGCCGCGCGTCGTGGCGTGTCGGCGCGCCGCATGACCGCCGTGCTCACGCGGGCCCGGATCCCCACCGGGGGCGGTGGAAGCTGGACCACCTCCACGTTGTTGCGCAGGCTGAGAAATCCGGCGCTCAGGGGACTCCGGGTCCAGGAGGACAAGAGCGGCGGTATCCGCCGATCGAAGATCGTCCTTGGCAGGGACGGCAATCCGGTCAAGGTGGCGGACTCCGTCTTCACGGAAGCGGAGTGGCAGTCCCTCCAGGCGGCCCTCGACGCGCGTACGAAATCCCAGCCGCCTCGGAGGACGGGCGGCGCGACCGAGTTTCTGGGCACCCTGTTGTGCGCCGACTGCGGCACGAACATGACCGTGCACCGAACGCAGACAAAGCGACGCGCTTACGCCTACCTGCGCTGTCGCAGTTGCCGGAGCGGCGGTCTGGGCGCTCCGGACCCCGAGGCTGTCTACGCCCGTCTGGTGGACGCTGCCACCGGGGCGTTCGGCGCGGAACCGGTCAGGGTGCGGGAGTATCCGCCCGCCGTGGACCGCGATCCGCAGTGGTCCCTCGAAGGCGGCACCGCGGAACGGGGCCGTTGGGTCGTGGTCGACACCGGCGACACCTTCCGTGACCGTTGGAAACGTCACGGCCGGGAGACGGTGGCCGAGGACCTGCGACGGGCAGGCGTCACCTGCGCAGTGCACCGGAGCAAGGTCCCCGGGGTCAGAGCGCCCGAGGTCCGGCTGGAACTGGTCATCCCGGATGACATCGGGGAACGCCTCGTCATCAAGAACGACGCGTTCGCGGGCCGATAG
- a CDS encoding TIGR03936 family radical SAM-associated protein: protein MQRIRLRYTKRGRLRFTSHRDFQRAFERALRRAEVPMAYSAGFTPHPKVSYANAAPTGTGSEAEYLEIQLAERRDPAMLRELLNESLPTGLDITDAVEARTSGLADRLQASVWELRLDGVEPAEAARAAEMFLAAEEVQVERRTKNGMRTFDARGAVTRLEAVAPEGDRPDGKACAILRLVVRHLTPAVRPDDVLSGLRATADLAPPVPAAVTRLAQGLLDEETGAVTDPLAPDRDAAEAGTTTATG, encoded by the coding sequence GTGCAGCGCATCCGACTGCGCTACACCAAGCGCGGCCGCCTCCGGTTCACCAGCCACCGCGACTTCCAGCGCGCTTTCGAGCGGGCGCTGCGCCGCGCCGAGGTCCCCATGGCGTATTCGGCGGGCTTCACCCCGCACCCCAAGGTCTCGTACGCCAACGCCGCGCCGACCGGTACGGGCAGCGAGGCCGAGTACCTGGAGATCCAGCTCGCCGAGCGCCGCGATCCGGCCATGCTCCGGGAGCTGCTGAACGAGTCGCTGCCGACGGGTCTGGACATCACCGACGCGGTGGAGGCCCGTACCTCCGGCCTCGCCGACCGGCTGCAGGCGTCGGTGTGGGAGCTGCGGCTCGACGGCGTCGAGCCCGCCGAGGCGGCCCGGGCCGCCGAGATGTTCCTCGCCGCCGAAGAAGTACAGGTCGAACGCCGTACGAAGAACGGCATGCGGACCTTCGACGCGCGCGGCGCGGTCACCCGCCTGGAAGCCGTCGCCCCGGAGGGCGATAGGCCGGACGGCAAAGCCTGTGCGATACTGCGGCTGGTTGTTCGGCATTTGACACCTGCCGTACGACCCGACGACGTCCTGTCCGGCCTCCGAGCTACGGCCGACCTGGCGCCGCCGGTCCCCGCAGCGGTGACCAGGCTGGCGCAGGGGCTGCTCGATGAGGAGACCGGCGCGGTGACCGACCCGCTCGCGCCCGACCGCGACGCTGCCGAGGCCGGCACAACAACGGCCACCGGCTGA